The genome window TCCTCTCCCTCGACCTCGCCTTGGGGGTCGGCGGCGTCCCCCGCGGGCGCATCATCGAAATCTTCGGACCCGAGAGCAGCGGCAAGACCACCCTCGCCGCCACCATCGTCGCCCAAGCCCAGAAGCGGGGCGGCACCGCCGCCTACATCGACGCCGAGCATGC of Dehalococcoidia bacterium contains these proteins:
- a CDS encoding DNA recombination/repair protein RecA; the protein is MVVQEKTSDRERALEEALRQIRKAYGEGAIMRLGEMRPVGAEVIPTGILSLDLALGVGGVPRGRIIEIFGPESSGKTTLAATIVAQAQKRGGTAAYIDAEHA